From Erigeron canadensis isolate Cc75 chromosome 5, C_canadensis_v1, whole genome shotgun sequence:
ATTGAGCAAACGAATATAGATATACACATCTATGGTTGCATGACATTAGTAATGAACAGATTAGGTAGAGGGATATTAGTAAATAATGATTCACTATAAACCTTGAGCTCTAGAATTCTTTGAAACTCTGAAGGTGTTCCATCTGGCAGAAGTGCTCCATATGTATCTGCCACAGAATCAAGGGGGGACAATATAACCTGTTGATAAAACAAAGTAAGTACACATGTGAAGGATAACTTTCTGTCTGACTAGTTCAACCACTCACCTTCAAGAGTGCTTCAGCTTTTCCCATCTCATGGGTTACGAATTTTGCATAGCCAACAGCTCCCGATGTCTGTTCAAGAAAGTCAGAATAAAACATTCGGAACCATTTGACTTCCATCCAATTTTGGTAACGAACAAACATACTCAAACCAACTGTTAAACTTGTAAAACAAATGTTGACTAGAATTTAATGACCGAACATGAAACTTCCTAAACATCATATACTATATAATGTACTAGACAAAAACTGAAAGCTGGAAAAGCTATTTTACCTGTCTCCCAAGGGATGGAATGTCTAAAAGTATTGTCTTTACAGCTTGAGTATCCAACAGCATCTAACGAAAACCACATCAAATTTGATATAGCAATTAATGGCGATTGTTTGCTGCATGCTAATAGGAAGGTGAAGAAGGAAAAGATCAAATGATACTTGTTGAGCTCCGGTTTCTGATATATGCTTGCATTTGAAGATATTGACGTAGAAGCGTGGACCTAGGGATGATGCAAGCTGCACCATATAGTATACAGTCTCATCAGTGAAACTTATAATCTAAAAAAGCTCTAATAGTATGACGTGTCATCAGTGAATAGATAATATACATATGAATAAAGACTGTTAACCTTGTCTAAGAAGAACTGAAAGTAAATTGGAGAAAGAAGGCTTCCAAGTATGGGAACACTGCCACTGATGATCATATTTATGCTATTGACATACCTGCAACACAACGATAAATTTACCATTTAAGAAAATGCCCTGGTAAGATAGTGAAGGCTTTAGTTATCAAACTAGTATCTTACTCTGATTGATCTCCGACACTTTCAAGTGTACCCCATGGAACACGCGCCATCGCAACCATTTCAGTATCAAATTTGGTTTCCACACCATTGACTAATGTTACTAGTGCTTTTGTTATAAGCGATGAGAATTCATCCTGtgtaaataaatgaattatCATGAAAAGGCTCTGTAATAGATGACTTCAGTTAATTTACTTATGAGTGGGTCAACTTAGTTGTATTTTAGCTAAAAGGGAATCAGGTTGAAACTCATGAAAGTCTTTTTAATGCCATTTAACATCTAAGATTTGGATAAGTAGAGAATAGTTGacttaaggaaaaaaaattattaaacatattatttatttataatttataatttataattttaatataacaatagacaaaaaaaatgtgTTAAAGGTCAATCTGACCCGATGTTGCATAAAAGTGACATGTTTTGACCCTTCACccaacccatccattttgcTACTTCAACTTTATTGTTACCTGAACTTCTGTCATATCCACTGAATCGGCCAACTGAGAATCTATTATTTTTGAGACATTTTCAGCTAACTCACCAGCCTGTATAAGTAATGAACTCAAAGTTATTTCTCAATTAGTTAGAGAAGATTTTCTAACTATAAGACATCTGTACGCTTATGATTCCTTCCTTGCAACAAGAATTGCAATATCTGACCCtgtaaacatatatgtatataataattgacGACTAGTTGCAAGCCTAATAGACATTTAAACATTGTAAATCTTGCCACATACCAGCATTATCACAAACCTCTAGCAAATCTTATGATATATACAGCATTGCACTTCCTAACAGGCTTATGCAATGAGATATATAAAGGAAATGTCACATATAGAATAGAAAACCATACACACATTCAAATTAATGAACTGACCGTTTTATGACAATATTCTGCCGTATTTACAACATAGCATATCAGCCTTTCATCTTTATCAGATGTCTGCATTTAGAGACGAACAGTGTTACCCTAACTGTACAAGAAAGAAGTTACAACATCAGGTTGAAGTGGATAAACTAAACAATACCTTAATATGTCCATCCATACCCGTGGCAGCTGCAACAATCCCCATGCCACCTTTAGGCAGCTTCATGAGAAGCTTTGCAGCGTAAGCTCTAAGAACTCTTTGAAAGACCTGTGAGCAAAAATGATCATACAATATACTATTCACAACCATAAGTTTAATTCACTGATACTTAAGATCAAAGAACTTCGCTACTTTAGCTTTAAGACAGCCCACGAAAGAATTGAAAATTCTAACCAATTTTTAcattgattgtttgatgatcTATGCTAAAGATACATGATAccaaaaaagggtaaatggtaGGGAACCCTCTGGTCCCATGCACCGTCTTGTCATCTTAGAACTTAGTAGCCAAATCTAGATAGAGCTCATAAGGTAACATGCAGAAAATCATTTAGATAACCTAATTACTGATATAGTTTTCTGCTAATGCacaatttatacataaaaaatatgagCATTCACTTCATAGCAACTCACAGAAGTGTTCTATAATACATTACATGGCAGAAAGAGCATTctaactatttatttcaaaacataCCTTGAATAAGTTCAGGAGAGTCTCATTCTTTGTCAAGGCGCAACACCTTTTCAAGCTCCTTCTAATAACTATGAAGACCTTAAGCAAGAAAAATGAACAGCTTATATAAACTCAGCAGAATACTGAACATCTTAGACTAAGTCATTAACAAGCTTTCTGGTTAGCTAAAGACTTTCCGACAAAACAGCTTCTCTATCCGTTAGACCATTAATAAATGCAATAACAAAAGAATTTGATAGAATAACAATACCGTGTTAAAGTTAACAGATGAAAACTTTTATTGCAACAATAATGCATATTGAGAATTTGGTTGTTAACTGGTAGAAAAGAATATCGACTTTATTCTACACTACTGCTACTGGAGAAAACTATCACAGTTATTTGGTGTGGTTATATCATCGCATTTATAGCTTACCTGCATGCTACTGGATAATATATTAGTATGACTTCCATCATCCATATCCCATCTTTCATCCTGTAATTAATGCACCAATGTCAGAAAATAAAGCCAAAAGGATAGAATATTCATACTGAAACAGTGACCTATAACACCTGAACAAGCTTCTCTAGGTGGTCCATAAGAGTTTTTTCTTCCAATTCCACATATACCATCAAGTGTGGTTCAAAGCAAGATGATATAATGCCATGGAAATTGAACTACACCAACCATGAAGAGAAAGTAACACTTAGTACCAAATTGCATTGCAAGAAAGAAGGAAAAATCTGGTTACAAATTTTGCTGCATTTGACCAGAAAATAGGTGCTTGAAAAAGTTGTCTAGAAAGAACACCTTTTATATGATCTGTGAAGAAGAATTTACTTTTGACCACAATACTACTACTTCAGAATGTTACAACTTACCCCAGCTCCAGGTACAGCCGAATCTTTATCCTGACATCAGAGTGTTATTTAATGAAGTGAAGAAAGTGAAAATAACTGATAAAGTAAATCAAGCAAGCAGTGTCACATACATCATCCGGGTTTCCTTGATGTGCAACTAGTTTTCTCtcgtatttcttttttatatccATCACAATTTGATTACTATTTTCCACTTTATCTACATCTTCAAAGTCATTTGCAACACTTTTGGTACTACAACTGCCACCAAATTTCTCTGCTAACTCTTCCTCAAATTCAATTGTCCGTTGTAATGCCTGTGCACACGCTAAACGGGTCAGGTGgcatgaaataaaatataaaaactggAACAATCATAGGAAAGATAATAATTAACCAAATACACTATCAGGCTAGCAAATAAACAGATGAGGTTTTCCTTATTCAGGTTGCCCAGGGATGATAAGCTGAGTCTTTTGACTATGAAAATCAGATCACCTTTTAATATAACAAATACCACCTTCCTTAAAACAGTAAACATCAAAACAGCATAAGAGTGAAGTTTGTAGTCCCCACAACACTGACATGCTTAATGTTTGAGACACGAATGGATagaatatacatatacttaatcATAACAATGTAGTTCCCACCTTCACAAGAGAATGATATCGTAAGAAATTAGAAGAAGGGTTCGAATATTGTAGTTATGGAAAGTATAGGAACTACTATAATGCAGGTAGAAtgaaaagatgaatataatttcagaaataaaaataatgaacaGTTTGGCAATTACCATCAGTAGTGTTCCAACATCAGGCTTCTCTCTCAAGGTTACTAAGATCTCCATAAGTTGTGTCCTAACataaatagattaaaaaaaaaaaacttctagtGAGCTTCAAAAATCTAATACATCAATTAATATAGAAGAAATACCATCAATAATGCTAGTGCATACTTTGGTTGAAAATCCCAGATCTCACCAATGTTTATATGCACTCAACGTAATACATAATTCACGTTTCAATAACTTGCTCTTAAGTTTCAAGATGGAATGGTGCAAATTTAGAGTAAATAACTCAGCTATCAAGACTTGCACGAAACCAAAGACGATCACTTATTCGtgaatacaaatatataagtCAACAGGCTTAAGAAGTGTAAACCTGGTCATTTTGCAGAATTGGATACACATCAGGTAATCAACATGCCATGAAGCAGGAAAAGTTTTCCAAATCTCCTCATTTGTTCTTAATCGGCGTTTCACCCAAGCATATCTCCTCTCTGTTTTATCTAACTTTGCCAATTCTGATTAAATGCAATAAGTATTAGTTAGCAGAATATCACATTATAATTTAGGTACCAGTAGAAAAATAACTATTGAAAACAAACCGGCTCCTTCAAATATCTGTTGATAAGAGATAAGCTCTTTGTTGCAGATATTCTTCACCAATTCCTCCCTTACCGATGGCTCCAGCGCATCAACTACCAAGCAAGCATCTGATAATTGCTGCAGCAGATTACCTTCATCTGCCTCTTTTCCTGTACCTAAGCTGGAATAAAAGAAACGGGGAATATTAAACTTACCAGAGTACAGAAAACTTGACGTGAGTAAGTTACCATAAATCGAGCATTAACAAACTGGTATATCCATATCAAAATCTAATAAAATTCTCGTACCATATTTCACAAAAACATAAATTCACCAACCTTGAGAAATCAGAGAACACGTGAGACTTGAGAACTTGTTTAATGTTCATAAACTTGTTTCTTAGCTCAATGATTTTCGGAATATCTCTGTAGGCATCAAAATGACTGCATAACTGGTTGACAGCCTAAAACacataacataatatatacTAGTACGTTAGACATTATAATTTCTTACGGGAACATATTAAGAAGCAGATGCAATTAAAAGACACTATACgcaataaaaagaattttgttcGACTTCTTATGTAATGGGAACTAATCAGTAACTGACTTGCATACCTCTACCTGTGCAGCAGCTTCTTTATATTGTCGTTTTGAAGCCATAACTTGAAGTTGCTTGATTGCAGAGACTATGACAGTTGGCGTAAGATATTCTAATTAGGGTGTGTACAGTATTAGAAGAATATCTTCATAATTATTGAAAAACCAACCTAGCATGGTAAGACGGTGGAGGGCCGTGATGGTGGTTGTTATGTGCTTCTTTGCACAATCCAGCTTCTTAATATCACGACATATTTCTTGAACCATTGTTTCACTTTGCTCGGCTTTTGTTTTAATTTCTCTAACCTTATACATGAGTTCCTGTGCAATAAAACCCAAAATAGCAAATAAATATTGAGTGCATATATAGCTCATGGAACAGAAACTGGCTATTACAATGAATCGTAATGAGGAACACAAGGTTAAACGTTAACAAACCTCTACAGCATGTGTAGCTGCAGCTAGATCCTCCTTTGCTTTGGTACCTGCATTACTCTGCATACAGAAGGTTCAGCAATCACATTACTTAATTtgcccaatatatatatatatatataatgtataaaacCATTATTAAATGTCATACTCATGAGTTACGTGTGTAACCAACATTATTATTCATGTTCATATTTTGGAAAAAAGGAACAGAAAAGATCCAGATGCTATGTATAACCTGTTGGCGGACGGCTACAAGAATTTCAGCATCCACAACACGGATCTCACTGTGTATTTTCTGCATAAGCGGCTCGATGCCCAATAAAGATGCTTCTGGACAGATACCAAATTCCACAATGTTAATACTACGATACACAACTGAGcatatatgcatacatacaGAAGGTAAAATGAACTGATCGACCTGTAGGAAACACCTTATTGATGTAATCCATAGTGCTAGCCTTCTCCATTACGCTGATCACTCTCAAATACTTACGACTCGTTCTGTCAAATTTATAATACAGTAACAAATGCTGCAtcaatacatatcaattcatgaAATGACCTAATAACTGATAATACATCAGCAAAAATGCATGAATGTGGATCAAATTTCGAATAATGCATAATTCATAATTGTGTGTATATTATTGTAATTTCGAATggcatcaaaaagaaaaaaacaaaattctgAAGAATCACAAAATTACGAATTGGTTcacatttggaaaaaaaaaaatacgctTAAAACACATGTTCTTTAATTTGTTACACATCGtatagttttttatttctaCATTTAGATGTTGATGGTAGGAGAGATCTAATTACCTTGTTGAATTTCAATATGAATtcactatttatttaatatctaTAAGGATCTGTTTGAAAGATTGATTTCCATGAACAAGATAACTGAACGCCGGAGCTAGTACTTCGTATTTGATTATTCAAAAAAGGTTCACTTAACAATAACCCATTGGATGCATGGTACGAATTTATGTGTTTGATAAGTTTGGGACCAAAACCAACATACTAAATACTTTAGggttatttttatcattttatcctTTTGCATCACCAAAGGACCGATAATACAAATTTGTTACTGCcaaataatgaaattaaattaaatttcccGACGAACAAAAACACCTTCAGACATCCC
This genomic window contains:
- the LOC122601902 gene encoding vacuolar protein sorting-associated protein 53 A-like, whose amino-acid sequence is MQKIHSEIRVVDAEILVAVRQQSNAGTKAKEDLAAATHAVEELMYKVREIKTKAEQSETMVQEICRDIKKLDCAKKHITTTITALHRLTMLVSAIKQLQVMASKRQYKEAAAQVEAVNQLCSHFDAYRDIPKIIELRNKFMNIKQVLKSHVFSDFSSLGTGKEADEGNLLQQLSDACLVVDALEPSVREELVKNICNKELISYQQIFEGAELAKLDKTERRYAWVKRRLRTNEEIWKTFPASWHVDYLMCIQFCKMTRTQLMEILVTLREKPDVGTLLMALQRTIEFEEELAEKFGGSCSTKSVANDFEDVDKVENSNQIVMDIKKKYERKLVAHQGNPDDDKDSAVPGAGFNFHGIISSCFEPHLMVYVELEEKTLMDHLEKLVQDERWDMDDGSHTNILSSSMQVFQRVLRAYAAKLLMKLPKGGMGIVAAATGMDGHIKTSDKDERLICYVVNTAEYCHKTAGELAENVSKIIDSQLADSVDMTEVQDEFSSLITKALVTLVNGVETKFDTEMVAMARVPWGTLESVGDQSEYVNSINMIISGSVPILGSLLSPIYFQFFLDKLASSLGPRFYVNIFKCKHISETGAQQMLLDTQAVKTILLDIPSLGRQTSGAVGYAKFVTHEMGKAEALLKVILSPLDSVADTYGALLPDGTPSEFQRILELKVYSESLFTNIPLPNLFITNVMQP